The window AAAAAGCTGCTATTCAAGAAAAAAATTGATAGCCAGATATATCTTGCAACAATAGAGCGCGGCCTGCATAAAGCAGAAATACGCACATTATGGAAAACGCCCTGACAAGGTGCCTCGTGCTGACCTTTCGATCCCCTTGAGCCAACGTCTAGGAGCCGCAGCCCCAAACGACCCTTGCCGGCCGACTAATATAAATATACATCATAACCTCAAAAAAGACAAGCATTACACATGGAAGACTGCCACCTCCGAAAATGGCCTGCATGGGGGCTGACAAAACCAGTGCTGCTAACCTTTACTTTCGGCGCCATGCGCCTATAATCCGCTTTTCCGCTGCGGTATCCTTGACAAAAACCCGCGCCAAAGCTAGCCTGAATCATGGTTCAAGTTGGCTCTTTGCTTATAGTAAACTACCCCCCCCATTCCCATCGGATTACTAGGATATAATAGTTCTCGCCATTTTAATTCCTCAAATCATGTCCCGGCCATTACCGGGCATTTTTTATGGGAAACGGTGTTTCCCTTCCGATTCAACATCGCCGCTCGTGCGGCCCATAGCAAGGAGTAAGAAATGACCTATAGATGTTATTCAAAAGAAACCCGCGAAGGGTTCGGCGGCAAAGATCCCGACCGAGATGATCCGGCGTCAGACGCCTCGCCTGAAATTGCAAAAACATTGGAATTGCAGAAAATAAATTCGCGCCGCGCAAAGGCAGTGGCCGCCGCCGGAATGATGGGATTTGCGACAATATTCGGTGCATGCAAACAGCCGACGGATTCAACAACTCAGCAACAGCCGAAAGCATGCGAATGCCCGAATGGAACGGAACACCCATACGGAACAACAATGCCGTGTTGTGATGGCGAAGATTGCACATGCACAGTGGCACAACTGCAAAAACCAGCATTTGAGGATTTTTTCCTTTTTGATGGAACCATTAGCCAATTAGTAAAGGACCAATTTATATCAGCATACGCAACACTTGATGCAGAGTTTGTTGTAGATTTGAAAAATAACTATAAATCTCCTGTATATGTATATGGAGATCCTAATAATTATGGTGATGTGTATGATGATTCTATAGTTTACTTTATGGGTGAAATTACATTGCAAGGAAATCATGGGGAATTGACTGCGGCTATATTAAAAACAATGTTGGATGAATATAAAGCAGATCCATATAATAAATTAGTCGCCTTAAAATCAAATAACAAACAATTTTTGGCATTGGGCAAACAGTTCAATAATGCAAAGAATACCGTTCGGCTCAGCCGCGCGGCATTTTCGCGCCCACAATTACAGGCGTAATTGGCAACGCAAGGGTACCAGGCACCGAATTTGTCGGTGTGTCCTCCCATACCACGCTATACAAATTACGATGCATCTCTTAAAAACATCGATCCAAACCGCTAAACCGGCGGCCGGTCCCTGATTATGCTGTAGCGGCTATCTTTTCGCGCACTAATTGCCCGATGATCTCGACAGGAGTTTTGTGTTCGGCTTCGCAAGCGGATCGAATGTACGCTGCGGAAAGCTCGTCCACCGGCATCAGTCGCCGCGCAGGATTCGCAAAAAAACCGCCTTCATTTGGGCCCACTTTTGGGATATGGCTAGTATAGTATTCGTCTAAAGCCGCGGCTTCTTCATCAGTTAAGTCTTTCATCCTGTTCTCACTAACTAAGCGCAGTACCCACTACACCGATAGATGCTGGGCCTACAGTTTCTCGACAACTTCAAGGGGGAGGCCCAGAGCTTTGACGATCTTATCGACAGGAACGTCCAAGGCTTTTAAGCTTCGGGCCGAGTCGAGCTTGTTTTGCCTTTCCCGTTCTGCCTTCTCTGCCATCTCGGCGGTATACTTCTCTTCCAATTCTTCTGCATAAGTTTTAATCGTTGCCATCTCGGCAGCATGCTTTTCTTCCAGTTCTTCCGCGTAAGTTTTAATCTCTGTCACCAGCATAGTGTCCACTCCTTCCAATTCAGTATAGTCTGTATAGAGTTCCCTGAACAGTCTTTCCATAAGGGACTGTACCGTGTTGATATCCTTCTTTTCGAGGATTCCGGTATAGCCGCTCTCTTTGGTTAAAAGCGTAAGATCGTCTATCTGGCTTTTTAATTCAGCTGCCAGCAGCTTGAGTTCTCCCCTTGTTTTTGCCTTCTTTACTTTGTGCCTCAGTTTGAGAAGGTAAAAGGGAAACAACAGTATCATCTTTTGTTGAAATAATTCTTCCGGGGCATGGTCGTGGATCTTGAAGGTTCCTACCTTGTACTCGTGAATGCTGTTATCCGGGAATTCCAGTTCCAGCGTTATCATATCGGGGATTCTTCCCTGTGCGTCAAGATAGATGATTTTCGGCATGGGGAAGGTCAGGCGGATTTTCTCTTTTGTTAAAATCTGCGTATCCCTGGCCTGCATAAAGCCGTATTCAAAAACCCGGATGACCATTTCCCCGCCTTCCCGAGTCTGGGCCTCAAGGTTATAGGTATGGGAGTTATTGATTTTAATCATGGTATCTGAGCGGCGGAGACCAAGGCCATCGCCAATGTGCTCGGTGCTGAGATACTCCACGGGGCTGTCGGGGGGGAAATTGGTATTGAAGAGAGCGTTGATAAGATAGATCACGCCCCGGGGAGAAGAGGCAATGAGTTTTTTGAATACAAGGTCGAAAAGGTGTGCTGTCTCCATGACGCCTCCTGCGGGTGAATGAATTTCTTACCCTATATATGGCATCAGGATGCGTGGCGCTTCATTTTTTACTGCGCTTTTTTGTGAATTGATAAAAAATCGTACTATTTCCTGATAAAAATCCAATCAACCAACCCCGCCGCAGTGGGGGTGCCGGAATAGACCGGAACGGAGCCGCTTTAGCGGCGCAGCGAGGACTATGCAGGCAGGGGGAGCAGCGTAGATGCGTCTTGCACTGCAGCCGGCGAATGCCCCTGGGGTATACGCGTCAGGAGTGCGCCCCCTCCTTGGCTTACCAGCTCACTTCGTAAAACAGGGGGGTGTCGAGGACAAGGAGATCCAGGAGGGGGACTTCAAAGTCCGCCCTGGAACCTACGGCGGTTCCCCCGTGGATGAAGGCAATGGGGCCGGGCAAATTGAGGGAGGCCCTGATTTTGGCATTTTGAATTTCGTCCGCAATGGGCTTGCCGTAAAGGGTGGTTACCAGGTTCAGGTATTCCCTGCGGGAAATGGATTCGCCTGTGGCGGCTGGAGCCATGAGGGCGTTGAGGTAGTCCACCGCATCCGGCGAAAGCAGGGCCAGGACATCCGGCGCGGTCTGGAGATCCAGGGCAATGACGAGGCGGCCTGAGGGCTTAACATTCGCGCTGTTTGCGGAGGTATCGGTGTTGTCTGTATAGGTAACAAACTTTTTTTCGCCTACAGCAAGGAAATCCCCGGCCTTTGAAACCCCCACTGTGCCTTCTATGGCGGAAGGGGCGGTGTTTTTAAGGGAAACCGAGGCAATGCCCGGGGCAGATGCCATGGACTTGCCTATGGCCTGGCCGTCAAGGATGAGATCGGCAGAGCCTGAAGAGCCCATCATGGACTGGAAGCTTTTGATAAGGGATGTCATGCGGGGTTCGAGGCTGGTTTTAAGGATAAGATCCGCAGCCCCCCCCTGCTTCAATGTGCCGTCTATGCGGGCGGAACATGCAAGAAGCAGAACAAGGGTCAAAAAATTTACTGTAAAAAGGGCGAGCTTTTTTTTCGAAACCATGTTACTATACTAACAATATCGTTCTAAGTATTCTATACACAAGAGGTATCACATGGAGAATGCGTTCATACCCTGGGCATTTTTGGAAGAGTATCGGGGTAAGGCTTTTAAGGGGGAATGGCCTCCCCTGCCTGAAATGTACCGGATCATCGTCAGCCGTTTTGGAGAGCGGGCCTGCTTTACCATTTATGAGCCTGATCGCATCAGCCTGAATTATAACGAAGCCCTGAAGCTGATTGAGGCCGTGTCCCGCTGGCTCTACAGCAAGGGCATACGCCGGGGCGACAAGGTTGCCGTATCGGGGAAGAATTCGCCTGAATGGGCGGTGGCCTATATGGGCGTACTCTTTGCGGGCGCCACTGTAGTACCTATAGATTATCAGATTAAAACTGAAGAGATAGATCTGCTCCTCAAGACCTCGAAGGCCAAGATCCTTTTTATAGATGAAGAAAAGCACAACTACTATACCGGCAAGCACGCGGAATTCGGCTTAACCGAAATCATCTCCTTAAGAAAGGGCGTAGGAACCTACGTCTACGACATTGACGGCCCCTCGGCTCAGATCGAAGAACCCGGCGAATTCGATTTGGCGGCCATACTCTTTACCTCGGGAACCACCGGCATTCCCAAAGGCGTCATGCTGACCCATCAGAACCTGGTGTCCGACTGCTACCTGGCCCAGGGCACTCCATTTGGGGTGTACTATACCGATGTATTCTATGCCCTGCTCCCCATTCACCATGCCTATACCATGCTGGCGGTATTGATCGAAGCCATGTCCGAAGGCGCAGAAATAGTCTTCGGCAAAAAGATGGTCACCAAGGCCATACTCAAAGATCTTAAAGAAGCGAAGATCACCGTGTTCCTGGGCGTGCCCATGCTCTTCAACAAACTTTTGGCCGGCATACTCAAAGGCATCAGGGCAAAAGGCCCCATTGTATACGGCATAATCTGCGCCATGATGACCATTTCGGGGTTCATCAAAAAAGTGTTCAAAAAGAACCCGGGCAAGAAAATGTTCCACGCGATTTTGAACCAGGCATCCCTTGCTACCCTGCGGGTCTGCATCTGCGGCGGCGGCCCCCTGGCACCTTCGGTGTTCCGCAAGTTCAACCAGCTGGGCATAGACTTTGTGCAGGGCTACGGCCTCACCGAGACCAGCCCCATTATCAACCTCAATCCGATAGCCCATTACAAAGAAGCCAGCGTAGGCAAAAAAATCCCCGGCATCGAGATGAAGATACTTGATCCTGACGAAAGGGGAATAGGCGAAGTAATCGTCAAGGGCCCTGTGGTCATGAAGGGCTACTTCGAAATGCCTGCAGAAACCGCTGCTTCCTTGACCGCCGAAGGTTTCCTCAAAACAGGCGATCTGGGCTACATGGATGACGAGGACTATCTTTACCTCACGGGCCGCGCCAAAAACATGATAGTCACCGAGGGGGGCAAAAACGTCTACCCCGAAGAAATCGAGAACGAGTTCCAGCTCTTTGACGAGATAGATCAAATCATGGTGCGGGGTTATATAGCCGACAAGCGCATGAAAAAAGAAGAAATAGAAGCCCTGGTCTACCCGAATCCCGAAGCCCTCAAGGATGAATCAGGCGCTGTGCTTCCCAAGGCGGAGATCAAGGCCAGAATTGAAGCCATCATCGCCGAGGTGAACCAGCGTCTCCTCCCCTACCAGAAGATAACGCGCACCATTCTTCTCGAAGATCCCATGGAGATGACGACCACCAAGAAAATCAAGCGCGATAGTGTGTGATTGTTGCAAGAAGATTGAAGCCCCATGGTCTATATTGAGAGAAAAAAGCTGGAAGAATTCTGCGCTTCCATTTTCAGGGCTCTGGGGCTCCCCCATGAAGAAGCTTTGGATTCTTCCCGCATACTCACGGCTGCCGATGCCAGGGGCGTAAAAAGCCACGGCGTCGCCCGCATCAGGCGTTATGCCGAAGGCATCAAGGCAGGTCTTATAAAAGGCGGCATAACGCCGACGGTACTTCACGAAACACCTATCTCCCTGGTTCTGGATGCAGAGGGCGGCATGGGGCTTTCGCTCAGCAAGAAAGCCATGGAAAGCTCCATCGCAAAGGCAAAAGAACATGGCGTTGGGATCTGCGCAGTGCGGAATTCCAACCACTTCGGCATTGCGGGCTATTACGCCGAAATGGCGGCCAGGGAAGACATGATCGGCATTGCCATGACCAACACCGCCGCCCTGGGGGTTCCTACCTTTGCACGGGAAGCCGCCTTCGGCACTAACCCCATAGCCTTTGCAGCTCCCGGACTGGACGGAAAAATGTTCAGCCTGGACATGGCCAGCACCACTGTAACCCGGGGTAAAATGGAAGTATACGAACGCGAAAAAAAGCCCCTGCCGCCGGGCTGGGCAGTCGGCACCGACGGCCTCACCGCCCAGGACCCGGTTAAGCTCCTGGACGACATGCTCCGCCAAAAAGGCGGCGGCCTCCTCCCCTTGGGGGGCGAAGGTGAAAGCTTCGGAGGCCACAAGGGCTACGGCCTTGCCGTTATGGTAGACATACTCACCGCCCTCTGCTCGGGCGGCACATTTGGTCGCTCGGTAAAAGACAGTGAAATCACTTCGGCACGGGTTTGCCATTTCTTCATGGCCCTGCGTCTCGACATATTCCGAACCCCGGAAGATTTTAAGCGCGACATGAGCCAATTGCTCTGTGAACTCAATTCCCTCAAGCCCGCAACCGGGGCAAGCCGGGTCTATTACGCAGGACAGAAAGAACATGAAGCCGAGGCTGAGAGCAATGCTAAAGGCGTGCCCCTCGCCGAAGGTGTTTGGGAGACTTTGAAGAAAACAGCAAAGGAATTGGGAATAGCATACCAAGAAACTTTATAAATTTTTTATACCAATTAAGTCCGCTGATGCTTTAGGTTTTCGCACTAGTACTGCGCATTGCGGCGCTTGCGGCGTGGCCTGAAAGGCCCTCGGCACGGGCAATGCATTCTGCGGCTTTGAGGGCCTCCGTGTAACCTGAACCGGATGAACAGCGGAGGCTCGTTGCGGTTTTAAGAAAGTGCCGCACCGAAAGGCCCCCGGTAAAACGGGCGCTGCCCGAGGTTGGAAGGGTGTGGTTGATACCGACTGAATAATCGCCCAGGACTTCGGCAGATGCTTCCCCGATAAAAAGGGAACCGTAATTTCTCAAGCCTTGAACCCAGGCTTCCGGATTTGCTGTTTGAAGTTCCAGGTGTTCAGGGGCAATAGTGTTGGCAATGCGCGTGGCTTCATCCTTGTTATTATAAATGATGATAAGCCCACCCGATTCAAGGGAAGCCCTTGCCGTAGAAGCTGTAGAAAGGTCTGCAAGACGGGATGAAAGCGTCCTGGCAAGAAGATCCGCAGATTCGCGGTTTGGGACCAATGCCCTGGCCCGTGCATCAGGATCATGCTCGGCCTGGGCGAGCATATCTGCTGCGGTTAAGTTTGCCGAAGATCCTTTTTGCAGATCCCCCGTAATGATGAGCACATCTGTTGGGCCGGCCACAAAGTCTATGCCGGTTTCTCCGTAAAGGAGACGCTTGGCAAGCGCCACATATTTGTTGCCGGGGCCGACGATTACATCACAGCGGGGTATGGTTTCTGTCCCCAGGGCGAGAGCGGCAATGGCCTGGGCCCCGCCTATTGCAAAGACCCTCAGCTCACTGCGGCTGCAAGTTGCAGACGCAATGCCCGCCGCAGCCAATATCCGCTTGTCTGGGAGGCCGTCTTCAAGAGGGGGAGAGGCCAGGATTACGTCGCCAACGCCTGCGCAAAAAGCCGGCACAAGCCCCATGAGGGCTGTGGAAATCAGGGGGAAGCGGCCAGCGGGAACATAAACCGCAGCGCGTTCCACCGGGATTACCCTTTGGCCCGTAAACACCCCAGGGGCGATTTCTGTCTCAAAATCCCGAAATTGACTGCGCTGCAATTCGGAAAAACGCCAAATGTTCCCTGCAGAAAATTTAAGAGCTCTAACCAGATCAGGATCATTTGCCTCAAGATCGGTCACTGCTTTTTGTACCATATGTCGGGGAACTTCAAATATTTCCGGTGAAGACTTGTCAAATTTAGCAGCAAAAGTTTTAACTGCCCTATCTCCATTTAAGCGTATTTCTGCTATTATGTCTTTTACTGCAGTCTCCGCAGCAGTATGGTTTTCAGCGGTATTACGCTTATTCCAATACGCATCAAATTCGTCAGCGTTAAGTATTTTCATATTATCCCCTGATTATTTCCGCGCATCCATTGAGAAAGGTATCCATTTCATCATCAGTACCCATACTGATCCTGAGGTAATTATTGATCCTCGGTTTGTCAAAACGCCGTACCAGTATGCCCTTTTCCCTGAGAGCGGAAAACACCTGCATCCCTGACTTTCCCGAAGAAGCAGGGGGAGAGGCAAAAACAAAATTTGCCTGTGAAGGGATTACAGTGAAGCCCATTTGGGCTAAAGAGGCTGAAACCTTCTCCCTTGTACTGCATACGTGGCGGTTAACTTCATCATAATATGCAAAATCAGAAACAGCGGCGGCGGCCCCTGCAAGGGCAAGCCGATCCACGGTATAGGAATTAACAGAATCCCTGACCCTGCAAAGGGCTTCAATAAGATCTTTATGGCCTATGGCAAAACCCACCCTGAGGCCCGCAAGAGATGCGGCTTTGGAAAGAGTATGCACCGTTAAAAGATTAGGAAATTGTTTTACCAGTGTTACTGCGGATTTTATGCCCGGCTTATCGGCAAAGGCAATATAGGCCTCGTCCACAATAAGCGCTTTCCCGTTTTTTTCTTCATATCCTGCCAATTTTGTTATTGCGTCCAGGGCCAGGGCTTTTGCAGTAGGGGCATTGGGGTTGGGGAAAATTATTCCGCCGTTGTTTTGCTTGTAATCATCAGGATCTATCGAAAAATTATCTTTAAGTGAAACAGTGCGAAAAGGCACATCCCAAAGGCGTGCATATACAGGATAAAAACTGTAGGTAATATCAGGGAACAATATCGGCACTGCGCCGGACACACCTTGACATTCAAAAAACGCAGCAAAGGCAAAGGCCAAGACTTCATCGGAACCGTTTCCTGCAAAAACCTGTTCTACGGCTACTCCATAACGGGCGGCGACGGCCTCGCGGAATTCAGTACAGGCAGGATCTGGGTAAAGGCGGAGCCTTTCATCAGCGGCTTTTGCAATAGCCTCTATCACCTTGGGTGAAGGGGGATAGGGATTCTCATTGGTGTTGAGCTTGATAAACTTCCTGTCCCGAGGCTGCTCGCCCGGTATGTAGGGGGCCAGGGATTTAACCCGGCTGTTCCAGTAAAGGCTTATTTTTTGTGCCTCCTGTCAAGTTCATCCAGCACTTCTTCTACACCTACCCCCGCGCGGGTGATGAGGGCGGTGGTAAAATAGAGGAGATCCGCGGCTTCCCAGACAATTTCGTCATGGGTTTTGGCAGTGCAGACCTCGTCTGCCTCTTCCATTACTTTTTCACGTACCAGATCGGCATCCAGGGTTGCGGTGTAGGAACCAGGTTTGGGATTGCTGAAACGTTCGGCAATTACGGACTGGAGGTATTCCCAGGTGTACCGGCGGTCTGTGCCGAAACAGGACCATGCGCCAGTGTGGCAGACAGGACCTGCGGGTTCTACGATCGCAAGGATAGCGTCCCTGTCGCAATCGGCTCTGAGGCGCAGCACCTTAAGGGTATTGCCCGAATGTTCACCCTTCATCCAAAGCTTGCTGCGTGTACGGCTGTGAAAGCAGAGATTCCCGCGCTTGAACGTTTCGCTTACCGCTTCTTCATCTGCAAAGCCTGTCATAAGAACCTGGCCGTCACGGCTTTGGGCTATCACGGGCAGCATGGGCTGGGGAGGCGCACCTTTCTTCCAGTTTAGGGAACGCAGGAAGGCGTCGGCGAGATTAATTTTTCCTGTATAGAGGGCCATGCCCAGCTGCACATCGCAGCCCAAGGCTGCAAGGGATTCTACTTCCTCAAGGGTAGTAACACCACCTGCGGCAGTAATACTGCACTCTTTATCATTAAGCCATGAGAGGGCTTTTTTTAATGCTTTGACCTGTTCCAAATCAATGCCCGTCATGGTGCCTTCGCGTTCCACACAGGTAAAAAGAAGCTCTGCCGCATAGGGGGCGACTTCTATTGCGACTTCGGCTAGCTTAAGGCCCGTGGGAGTTTTCCAGCCGTCTACAACTATCTCGCCGTTCCGGGAGTCTACCGCAACGATGAGGCGTTCACGGCCGATTTTTTTGGATATGGCTTCGAGGAATTCGGTGTTGACTTTGAATTCCCCTGCTGCAATGCCTGCGCCTTTTTTGGCAGGATCGCGGAAGGCATTTGAACCGACAATGATCTTTTTTGCGCCAAGGCTCACCAG is drawn from Leadbettera azotonutricia ZAS-9 and contains these coding sequences:
- a CDS encoding Ldh family oxidoreductase, with the translated sequence MVYIERKKLEEFCASIFRALGLPHEEALDSSRILTAADARGVKSHGVARIRRYAEGIKAGLIKGGITPTVLHETPISLVLDAEGGMGLSLSKKAMESSIAKAKEHGVGICAVRNSNHFGIAGYYAEMAAREDMIGIAMTNTAALGVPTFAREAAFGTNPIAFAAPGLDGKMFSLDMASTTVTRGKMEVYEREKKPLPPGWAVGTDGLTAQDPVKLLDDMLRQKGGGLLPLGGEGESFGGHKGYGLAVMVDILTALCSGGTFGRSVKDSEITSARVCHFFMALRLDIFRTPEDFKRDMSQLLCELNSLKPATGASRVYYAGQKEHEAEAESNAKGVPLAEGVWETLKKTAKELGIAYQETL
- a CDS encoding pyridoxal phosphate-dependent aminotransferase, producing MSLYWNSRVKSLAPYIPGEQPRDRKFIKLNTNENPYPPSPKVIEAIAKAADERLRLYPDPACTEFREAVAARYGVAVEQVFAGNGSDEVLAFAFAAFFECQGVSGAVPILFPDITYSFYPVYARLWDVPFRTVSLKDNFSIDPDDYKQNNGGIIFPNPNAPTAKALALDAITKLAGYEEKNGKALIVDEAYIAFADKPGIKSAVTLVKQFPNLLTVHTLSKAASLAGLRVGFAIGHKDLIEALCRVRDSVNSYTVDRLALAGAAAAVSDFAYYDEVNRHVCSTREKVSASLAQMGFTVIPSQANFVFASPPASSGKSGMQVFSALREKGILVRRFDKPRINNYLRISMGTDDEMDTFLNGCAEIIRG
- a CDS encoding AMP-dependent synthetase/ligase, whose translation is MENAFIPWAFLEEYRGKAFKGEWPPLPEMYRIIVSRFGERACFTIYEPDRISLNYNEALKLIEAVSRWLYSKGIRRGDKVAVSGKNSPEWAVAYMGVLFAGATVVPIDYQIKTEEIDLLLKTSKAKILFIDEEKHNYYTGKHAEFGLTEIISLRKGVGTYVYDIDGPSAQIEEPGEFDLAAILFTSGTTGIPKGVMLTHQNLVSDCYLAQGTPFGVYYTDVFYALLPIHHAYTMLAVLIEAMSEGAEIVFGKKMVTKAILKDLKEAKITVFLGVPMLFNKLLAGILKGIRAKGPIVYGIICAMMTISGFIKKVFKKNPGKKMFHAILNQASLATLRVCICGGGPLAPSVFRKFNQLGIDFVQGYGLTETSPIINLNPIAHYKEASVGKKIPGIEMKILDPDERGIGEVIVKGPVVMKGYFEMPAETAASLTAEGFLKTGDLGYMDDEDYLYLTGRAKNMIVTEGGKNVYPEEIENEFQLFDEIDQIMVRGYIADKRMKKEEIEALVYPNPEALKDESGAVLPKAEIKARIEAIIAEVNQRLLPYQKITRTILLEDPMEMTTTKKIKRDSV
- the hisE gene encoding phosphoribosyl-ATP diphosphatase, which encodes MVIASIDIQGGKVVQLRQGAELVLQREDAPGLAKEFDLYGEVAVIDLDAAMGKGSNLEMIKPLLRLAECRVGGGIRSPEQARELVSLGAKKIIVGSNAFRDPAKKGAGIAAGEFKVNTEFLEAISKKIGRERLIVAVDSRNGEIVVDGWKTPTGLKLAEVAIEVAPYAAELLFTCVEREGTMTGIDLEQVKALKKALSWLNDKECSITAAGGVTTLEEVESLAALGCDVQLGMALYTGKINLADAFLRSLNWKKGAPPQPMLPVIAQSRDGQVLMTGFADEEAVSETFKRGNLCFHSRTRSKLWMKGEHSGNTLKVLRLRADCDRDAILAIVEPAGPVCHTGAWSCFGTDRRYTWEYLQSVIAERFSNPKPGSYTATLDADLVREKVMEEADEVCTAKTHDEIVWEAADLLYFTTALITRAGVGVEEVLDELDRRHKK
- the hisD gene encoding histidinol dehydrogenase, producing MKILNADEFDAYWNKRNTAENHTAAETAVKDIIAEIRLNGDRAVKTFAAKFDKSSPEIFEVPRHMVQKAVTDLEANDPDLVRALKFSAGNIWRFSELQRSQFRDFETEIAPGVFTGQRVIPVERAAVYVPAGRFPLISTALMGLVPAFCAGVGDVILASPPLEDGLPDKRILAAAGIASATCSRSELRVFAIGGAQAIAALALGTETIPRCDVIVGPGNKYVALAKRLLYGETGIDFVAGPTDVLIITGDLQKGSSANLTAADMLAQAEHDPDARARALVPNRESADLLARTLSSRLADLSTASTARASLESGGLIIIYNNKDEATRIANTIAPEHLELQTANPEAWVQGLRNYGSLFIGEASAEVLGDYSVGINHTLPTSGSARFTGGLSVRHFLKTATSLRCSSGSGYTEALKAAECIARAEGLSGHAASAAMRSTSAKT